The nucleotide window ATGAAATGAAGTTTCAGATTTATCATCCATTACTTGTGATAGGGATAGTACATTTACCATTTGGCTTCTGTTTTCATTTCCAGCGTCAGCTAGCAAACAGTTTACACTTGTTGCGGACAACTTGGATTCATGACGATCGACACTTTTCATGTGTGGTGGTAATTGCGAACTCGCCCAAAGACTTTCTGATGATGGTACCTCAATAGCATCGCCATACAAGTAATTGAAAACGTCTAACATTTCATGCTTTTTCGCATCAGGAAATTTTTGCAATACAATACCCAAGATGTATTTCCATTCACATTCATTATAGGTGTCAAATTCTAATGAACTTATTGTGGTGGCTCGTTTTTGTGAAGTGGTTTTATCTGTGTTCGCCTGTACACGAATTATATCTCTAACTTTCTTATGCTTACCTGATAGTTGCTTTAGTAAATTTTGGGCCCTCGTTTTCtcaaattgttcaatactATGTTGtgtaatatttttggtTTTTGATTTCCTCTTACTGGGACGTTTAGTTACTTTCTGAGGTGACACTTTTGTCTTTTCCACATGAtcagaatatttgaaatgaattaattttgattttaaGAGAGATTCTTCCTCTGCTTCATCTAATCGACTTTGAAGTTGAGTGTTTAAGAAGATCTGATCACTAGGTAATTCAGTTACCTTCGTTATGATGTGACGATTTTCGACATCTTCTGCTATTTCTTGACTGTTCGGTATAGATTCAGTAAGTTCTGTATGATTATGCCGTATTAATGAGTTATCGCCGAGTTGGTTGTTCGGTATCTGAGGTGTCAATTCTGGACCAGGTAAAATGGAGTTTGTAGTGCTGTTCTCTGTGGTTCCAGTTTCTTTGGGGAGAGTGGGTTTCTCATCACTTGATTCGTCCGATGATGAAGACATATTCATGTCGGGGACTTGCGTACCAACCAAGGCTGGCGCCATCATATCGGGTGAATTCAAGGCATCTTTATCCTGCAATTCTGATAGTAATTTCAGGTTTCTTTCAGCTCTCTTCCAGTCCATAATGCTGTCAAGTTCTGATGATCGCTGGTATATGACGTTATGTTACTTGAAAATACATAATAAGCTCTTGTATATTTCGGGTCCGCGTTTAAGGcatttcattttatttacatAGAGCAGGCATATATAAAATAGGTGATTATATAAGTTCAGTATCCAGATATCTCACTGAATCGGGTTTGTAACAGTCAGCGGCATCCACCACATCAAATTTGATCAGATCACCCCAAAACAAAGTGATTTTATCCTTACAGTAAGCCATGTAATCGAATGAATCGATATCGACACCTCCCTTCTTCTCCTCGtcctcctcttcttcttcgtcgCACACATCGTCTACACCTGTCTCATCTTGCTCCTTATCAGTCTTGATAATGTACTGTTCTCCATTGGGTCCATCGAACAATACTTCTTGCTCCTGCTTGCTCTTGTCATCCAATTTCCCGCTCTGCAAGATAGCCCAAATAGACCAAAACAATTGAGCTGTAGCTCTCCATTGCAAGATAGAATTATATAACATTTTCACTTCCTCATCTATGGGGTCCCTGGCACCACCTCTCAAATGTGACACATATGAATAAACGAAATTTAAGATTTGTTCCTTCGTGGGCCACATGTCCTGCGATGCCTTATGTGGTTCAGAGCCATTGTAATCGTACATCCATTCACTGAAATGGTTAGCCAAGTCGTATGCTGCTGGGTTGGCGCCGGAATATTCGAAATCTATGACGACGAGCTTGGAATCCTGACTCTGTTCTTGACGGGTGGGTTTGATGATGGCAtcaatttggattttgGATGTGACTGGGAACAATGATCCTGTCGATGAAACTGTCGATATGGGTGCAGAGGAATCCGTAATTGTATCTGTGGATTGTGATCGGACCAAAGGCGCACTGAATAGTAAGTTACCGTATTGTGCATCGTTGTGACAGAATACCAAATTGGAGGATCCAGCTTGCTTAGAGAGCCATGTTTGGTATGTATTGACCACCTTCTTAAAATGAGACCAGTCCCTACAAAACAACA belongs to Naumovozyma castellii chromosome 3, complete genome and includes:
- the CKI1 gene encoding bifunctional choline kinase/ethanolamine kinase CKI1 (ancestral locus Anc_8.328) — encoded protein: MQLNMPSRHSRSHSRSSSTSTRRPSLTRHRSSQRLVRTISIESFDSLSLEPTAASSEPPQTPPTFTSEESTEYIEVPFVKASLDPTLPQDYLKDDILNLIIQLQIPKWYHHRNSTTREQLQLTKIKGAMTNAIFKIAYPGLPSLLLRIYGPNNDTIIDREYELQVLARLSVRHIGPSLFGCFSNGRFEQFLENATTLNKDDIRDWKISQRIARRMKELHIGVPLLPQEKTHGPAAWQKIVKWMDVLDKGDYAWIAQDKNIQDVLFCRDWSHFKKVVNTYQTWLSKQAGSSNLVFCHNDAQYGNLLFSAPLVRSQSTDTITDSSAPISTVSSTGSLFPVTSKIQIDAIIKPTRQEQSQDSKLVVIDFEYSGANPAAYDLANHFSEWMYDYNGSEPHKASQDMWPTKEQILNFVYSYVSHLRGGARDPIDEEVKMLYNSILQWRATAQLFWSIWAILQSGKLDDKSKQEQEVLFDGPNGEQYIIKTDKEQDETGVDDVCDEEEEEDEEKKGGVDIDSFDYMAYCKDKITLFWGDLIKFDVVDAADCYKPDSVRYLDTELI